Proteins from a genomic interval of Anolis sagrei isolate rAnoSag1 chromosome 1, rAnoSag1.mat, whole genome shotgun sequence:
- the BCS1L gene encoding mitochondrial chaperone BCS1, with translation MPFSDFVVALKDNPYFGAGFGLVGVGTALALARKGAQLGMVAFRRHCMITLEVPSKDKSYHWLLNWISHHAKHTQHLSVETSYLQHESGRVSTKFDFIPSPGNHFIWYQRKWIRIERNREKQMIDLHTGTPWESVTFTAVGNKREIFFNILQEAKELALRQQEGKTVMYTAMGAEWRPFGFPRRRRPLTSVVLEEGVSERIVQDVKEFIGNPKWYIDRGIPYRRGYLLYGPPGCGKSSFITALAGELQYSICLLSLSDRSLSDDRLNHLLSVAPQQSIILLEDVDAAFVGRDLAAENPSVYQGMGRLTFSGLLNALDGVASSEARIVFMTTNHVDRLDPALVRPGRVDLKQYVGHCSRWQLGRMFQRFFPDQSAAMAEQFATQALSVSSQISAAQVQGHFMLHKADPDGAIQNVKTLVS, from the exons ATGCCCTTTTCTGACTTTGTTGTGGCTCTCAAAGACAACCCATACTTTGGGGCAGGCTTTGGCTTGGTTGGTGTTGGCACAGCCCTGGCCCTTGCTCGGAAGGGAGCCCAATTGGGTATGGTGGCCTTCAGGCGGCATTGCATGATCACTCTGGAGGTACCAAGCAAGGACAAGAGCTACCACTGGCTGCTGAACTGGATCTCTCATCATGCCAAGCACACGCAGCACCTCAGTGTAGAGACGTCATACCTGCAGCATGAGAGTGGCCGTGTCAGTACCAAGTTTGACTTTATCCCCAGCCCGGGGAACCACTTCATTTG GTATCAAAGGAAGTGGATCCGGATAGAACGGAACAGGGAGAAACAAATGATTGACCTGCATACAGGCACCCCCTGGGAGTCTGTCACTTTCACAGCCGTTGGCAATAAGCGAGAGATTTTCTTCAACATCTTGCAAGAAG cTAAGGAATTGGCTCTCAGGCAACAAGAAGGGAAGACAGTCATGTACACAGCCATGGGTGCGGAATGGCGGCCATTTGGTTTCCCACGACGCCGGCGGCCCCTCACCTCTGTGGTCCTTGAGGAAGGCGTGTCAGAGAGGATTGTGCAGGATGTGAAGGAGTTCATTGGCAACCCCAAGTGGTACATTGATCGAG GAATCCCCTATCGGAGAGGGTACTTGCTGTATGGGCCCCCAGGCTGTGGAAAGAGCAGTTTCAT CACAGCTTTGGCTGGAGAATTGCAGTACAGCATCTGTCTCCTGAGCCTGAGTGATCGCAGCCTCTCAGATGATCGTCTCAACCATTTGCTGAGTGTAGCTCCTCAGCAAAGCATTATCCTCCTGGAAGATGTAGATGCTGCCTTCGTTGGTCGGGATCTTGCTGCTGAAA ATCCCAGTGTATACCAGGGCATGGGACGCCTGACTTTCAGTGGTCTTCTCAATGCATTGGATGGTGTTGCTTCCTCTGAAGCCAGGATAGTATTTATGACCACCAATCACGTAGACAG GCTGGATCCAGCCCTGGTTCGCCCTGGCCGGGTTGATCTGAAGCAGTACGTGGGCCACTGCTCCCGGTGGCAGCTTGGACGCATGTTCCAGAGGTTCTTCCCTGACCAGTCAGCAGCGATGGCTGAGCAGTTTGCTACGCAAGCTCTCTCTGTCTCCAGTCAAATTAGTGCTGCCCAAGTGCAAGGCCACTTCATGTTGCACAAGGCAGATCCAGACGGAGCCATTCAGAATGTGAAGACTCTCGTATCCTGA
- the LOC132761922 gene encoding olfactomedin-like produces MLLLPLVDYLVIKRVLKTPRTWLNKLLETNTMFWLLLCLTVTSLVTADHIIFYNSDVAPRDGEGNECLCSLEIPEELFPSHMIDILEDAYENLTDRLKNDISKITVIKNNITEYTDKLKNLTDTIIEMETNGIKDDSDYQRVVKDINNLQKLIEDLTDRLNGTENGVEDLLNQVNNVSSMVWTLETFDQNGVLSTRRELASVRKQLAECEEAAGNPNFGLPSAGLVPPEFGKCDNKKLVNISKPFIVKLNWRGFSYKHGAWGKDFAVGNQHPGMFWVAPLNTDERRMETYRLYNSYTDMLLYKNQIEKSLSEYVGLTWNYANCGQGSGIILYNGSLYYNCYNTRNLCKLDVVTHNLKRKAVEGAAFNNWFSYSGVNWQDFDFSGDENGLWVAYATEPRKGKITVGKLDPETLDILEKWDTSLFRPNATNTFMICGVLYALKRVSAHVEKIFYSFDTSTGEEKELDITVEKLADTPQSVSYNPNDHKIYMYNDGYLVTYDVMFERRPVRKRRSVADRYESNAVIAISQGQQRYAMV; encoded by the exons ATGCTGCTCCTTCCTCTAGTTGACTATCTTGTTATAAAGAGGGTTCTAAAAACTCCCCGGACTTGGCTTAACAAACTCCTAGAAACTAATACCATGTTTTGGCTGCTCCTGTGTCTCACTGTGACCTCCTTG GTCACTGCGGATCACATCATCTTTTATAATTCAGATGTAGCACCAAGGGATGGAGAAGGTAATGAATGTCTTTGCAGTTTAGAGATACCTGAAGAGCTCTTCCCTTCACACATGATTGATATCCTAGAGGATGCCTATGAAAACCTGACCGACCGTCTTAAAAATGACATAAGTAAG ATTacagtaataaaaaataatataacagAATATACTGACAAATTGAAAAACTTAACCGACACTATAATAGAGATGGAGACCAATGGCATCAAGGATGACAGTGATTACCAGAGAGTTGTGAAAGACATAAACAATCTGCAGAAATTGATTGAAGATTTAACCGATCGCCTAAATGGAACCGAAAATGGGGTAGAAGACTTACTCAACCag GTCAACAATGTCTCCAGTATGGTGTGGACACTAGAAACCTTTGATCAGAATGGAGTGTTATCGACACGTAGGGAACTTGCTTCAGTTCGGAAACAATTGGCTGAATGTGAAGAAGCTGCTGGGAACCCCAATTTTGGACTGCCTTCAGCTGGACTTGTGCCTCCTGAGTTTG GTAAATGTGATAACAAAAAACTGGTGAACATAAGCAAGCCATTTATAGTGAAACTGAACTGGAGAGGTTTCAGCTACAAacatggagcttgggggaaagacTTTGCTGTTGGAAACCAACATCCAGGCATGTTCTGGGTTGCTCCATTGAACACAGATGAACGTCGGATGGAGACTTACCGCCTCTATAATTCATATACAGATATGCTATTGTACAAAAACCAAATAGAGAAAAGCCTGTCCGAATATGTTGGCCTCACCTGGAACTATGCCAACTGTGGACAAGGAAGTGGAATCATCTTATACAATGGCAGCCTCTATTACAACTGCTATAACACCAGGAACCTGTGCAAGCTGGATGTCGTCACCCACAACCTCAAGCGCAAGGCAGTAGAAGGTGCCGCTTTCAACAACTGGTTCTCCTATAGTGGGGTCAATTGGCAGGACTTTGATTTTTCTGGTGATGAGAATGGTCTGTGGGTAGCTTATGCCACAGAAcccagaaaaggaaaaataacagtTGGAAAGCTTGACCCTGAAACTCTGGATATACTTGAGAAATGGGACACGTCACTATTCAGGCCAAATGCAACAAATACCTTCATGATCTGCGGGGTCCTGTATGCTCTCAAGCGAGTGAGTGCACATGttgagaaaatattttattcatttgacACCAGTACAGGTGAAGAAAAGGAATTGGACATCACTGTGGAAAAGCTAGCAGACACACCACAAAGTGTGAGCTACAACCCCAATGACCACAAGATATACATGTACAATGATGGCTACCTGGTCACTTACGACGTGATGTTTGAACGCCGTCCAGTGAGAAAAAGGCGAAGCGTGGCCGATCGGTATGAGAGCAACGCTGTTATAGCAATCAGCCAGGGCCAGCAGCGATATGCAATGGTATGA